The Lutra lutra chromosome 7, mLutLut1.2, whole genome shotgun sequence genome segment AAGGTTTTGACCTGAGCAGATGGGGAAAGTAACAGGTAAGCAAGTTAGAAAGGAGATCAGGAGTTCAGTTTTGGACAAGTTTAGGATTAAGATACCTATTAGAGTCACCTGACATGGCCACTTGACAAATGGCCATGTCAAGTAGGCAATGAAATATATGAATCTGGCATTTGGAAAGTGGAGATATAAATTTAGGTGACAACAgcaaatatacattatttaaagCCATAAGAATGGCTACTTTCACCATGAAGGTGAGTATAGATAGAGAACAGAAGCTGACCAAGGACTTCCTTAGCTTTTGGGCACTCCAATGCTGAGTTGctggggagaagaaaacaaagactgaGAAGGCATGACTGGTGGGGTGGGAAGAAAACTGAGGGAGTATGACTCCCAGAAACCAAGAGAGGAAAGTATGTTCAGGGGGAGAGCCAACTACCATATCCTGGCAGGGAATGCCAGCAGGCCAAGTAAAGTGAGGACTAAAAACTGACCACTGGAACAGCAATGGAGATCACTGATGATCTTGACAAGCAGTAATTACAGCACAGATTTAATCAACACTTCTTCTAACAAGCATTGCTGTAAGGGGAGCAGGGAAGTGAGGCATAGGTAGAGGTAGAAGTTAAGACAAGAAGTTTCTTTAGGGTGAGAGAAATACCACCATGTTCATACAGTGATAGGaatgactgagaaagaaaaactgatgcAGGAGAGAGGCGACAACTGCAGGAATACAACTCTGAATAGCAAAAATGGGATCTGGCACACCGATGAAGAAAACAGCCTTATATACAAGTTGTACAACCAAAATGACTTGCTTATTATTTATCATCTCTCCCAACACTAAAGCCTAAGTACCACAAGGACAAagacttttgtctgttttgtttactgctatAGCCTAGAATAGTATTTGGTACATAATATGGATGCAATggagtgggtatttaccccaaagatacaaatgtagtgattttaagggacacatgcatcccagtgtttatagcagcaatgtccacaataactaaactatggaaagagctcagatgtccactgacagatgaatggataaagaagatatggtatatatatcatggaatattacacagccatcaaaaatgaaatcttgccatttgcaatgatgtggatggaattagagggtattatgctgagcgaaataagtcatcagagaaagacaattttatcTCACTcaaatgcagaatttaagaaacaaaacagaggatcacaggggaagagaggaaaaaggaaacaagatgaaaccagagagggagaaaaaaacataagagacttttaatcataggaaacaaatagggttgctagagggaagggaggatggagggatggggtaactgggtgatatacactaaggagggcatgggatgtaatgaacactgggtattatataagactgatgaatcacaaacctgtgcctctgaaaccagtaatacattatatgttaagtaattgaatttaaataaaaaattttttaaaaaataaagcaaatttacttcaacaaaaatacctttttttgacagccaaaaaaaaaaaggagaggagaaagtaCAAGtacaggtgactttttttttttaagattttatttatttaaaaaaaaaagattttatttatttatttgacagagatcagaagtacgcagagaggcggggggggggggggagctggctccctgctgagcagagagcctgatgaggggcttgatcccaggaccctgggatcatgacctgagcggaaggcagaggctttaacccactgagccacccaggcgcccctgaaatgatATTTCTTACATGGGATATATTACAGCATGTTTGTCAAAGCTGATTCAAATGATCCAGTGGAGAAGAAAAACTTGATGATATATGAGATTGAAGGTAAGAACAGAGTGAAGTCagtgaataaaagaaagggaaCGTGATCTGCTGTTGGAGTGGAGGAACTGTCTCAAATACGAGTACGGACAGTTCATTTGGAACAGTAAAGGCAAAGTATATGGGGATCTATGGTGGGGAAAGGGCTGATAGAAACGGTAAGTGGGAACAGGTGAGGTTTTTTCTTTGCACTGactttctcaaatatatacacAAGCTCATCAACTAAAGATAAGGAGTAGATAGCACATACTGGAAAACTAGAGGTCTGGAAGATGAAAACTGCCTTAGAGTGTAGGAGAATGAAGACGGAGGGAAACACGGAATACGTGCAAATGAATAACCGAGACACCTGCTTTAGGTTAGTGGACATGAATTCAAAGTGAGACAATTTACCACGGTTCCGTTTTTCTCCAGCCACTTTCGGCTGCCCCGAGGGTACATGTGGAATAAGAGCTTCAGCCAGGCTGGTTAACAAGCAAGTGTGAAGGAGGGGggtaaagaataaggaaaaattgATTATAAATCTAAAATGCATAAGGAGAGAAGTGAAAAGTGTGTTAGTAAAAAGGCATTAAGATCAATCAGTGGGTTATAGGTTGTAGTAGGATCGAAGAACGGTTGGAACCGGGGTCCTCAATTATCCTCAAAAGCCTTAGTCAAGGCCACATAAGTGAGTGCTAAGATAGTTCTTCATTCCCGCAAACCTTTTCCCGGGAAGTGTGGGTCAAACCTCTCAGTACCCCTAAATCACGTCCCATCTGCCTTTGTCAAGAGAGCTTTTATAGAAGCGTAAAGTGCggctcccagaggctgctcctCCCCGACCTCCCCCCTACCTGCTGGAGTTTAGGGCCGACCTAACTCCGCGAGCAGCCCCTCCCAAACTCACTGTAGGTACCTGTGCTGGGCGACGCTAACCGCCGGCGAAGAATTTCTTTCCAGTCCATCGCTGACTCCCGCACAGCAGCTCCTGCATTTGCCGTTCACTAACCGCTCCACCCCCTACTAGCTCAGACTGCAATCACCGCCCAACCCCGTAAAGGTCAGGAACGCTCGAGCGCCATCTTGCACACGGGCGGAAGTGGGCTAACCAGGCAGAAACCCATTATAGCTACTGCGGAGAAAACGGCGATCACCTTAACAGCGGGGAACGCCGACCTGAAACAGACCGAAAAATGATCTGTAAGGCAGAGCCCAACTTCCCTAAGTCCAATTTTAAAGGTGCAGGATAAGGAAGCCCAcgtctttatttctttaacttgGGACTTTGGCGCCTGTGTACCACGTGATTCCGGAGTCCTACGACGCTTCCGGCCTGAGGAAGAGCTTTTATGCTTCACAATTTCTTTTCATCGGTCACTGCAGATATCTAGAGGCCCTAAAGTTTCCCTGAACGTAGTAGACGTCCTCAACAGCCCCTTCTGCCACTAACAGCTTCCCAAATGTGTTTTTATCGCCTTCCGGCCCCGCGGAACGCCTGCGTGGGGTTCGGCCACGCCCCGGGGCCTGGACCCTCGCGGTGCATTGTGGATGCGGTAGTTCCGTCGTGTTTATGGTTGCCTTAAGCGTGAGTGCTGAGGTGAGTTGTTGAATGGAGGGAACTTCGTTTCTAAGCGGTCTGTACACGGCCGGCAGTGCCCTTCGTGAATCCCCCTTCCTTACTTGAATTGTCAGTTCGGCTCTCTCCCCATCGCCCCCGCCCTCATATCATCACCTGACGCGTTTCGCGGCCTGAGAGGGTTGTTATGCCGGCCCAGGGCCGCTAGATTTTGGCTTTCGCCGCCGTCCATGCTGCCCCTAGGTCTGGGGTTGGGCGTCCCTCCTTCAGCAAGGCTCCCATGGGATCATGCCTCTTTTTCAAGGGCTGTTGTGTTCCACGCGAATCAAACTGGACGGGCCTCCTTGTGCTTTTTCCTCAGGTTCACCGTGTGGAATATATCAGACACCGGAGGAttcctgccctgtccccaggtTTTAGAACTTGCGACCGATGTCGGATGTCCCCGGGTGGTTGTTTAATGGCGAGAACTCGGCAGACTTCGTTGCGTTAAGTAGCCCCAAAAGCAGACCCCTGATTTGTCTGTGAGAAACTGAAAATCATCTTTTAAGAAGTGGTGCTTCGATTTTCCGCCCCCACTCCCAGTTCCTTAATTATGCTGTAGAAGTAGGGGTTTTGTGAACACCATCCTGTCTGGTGCTGATTTCACCGCATGATGACTTTGTGTTTCACGGGTATTCGAAGCTTTCCCAAGCTTTGGAAGAGCAACCCATACCTTGGCCTAAGCCTGGGACActcttacctctctctctttctcaaagactGTTATTGCATCCGGGAGCAACGGAAGTGGTTTTCTCTTAAAACAGTGTCTGCACAAAATACTAAAGCAGTGAATCTGCTGGTTGCCAAGTCCAGATATGTCAGGAAAGGAGATGAAGGCAGTAATAAGGAAGTTTCTTCTGATTCCCATCTGTTTGCAGCTGGAGCGGCTAGGAAGCGATCACAGATGAATCCTCTCAGGGAAGATCATGCCTTGCCACCTGTAAGGAACACTATTCAACTTCCAACAAAACCTTTGAATTCAGAAGAGTGGGATAAACTCAAGGAAGATTTCAAAGGAGAAGCTAATTTTGCACGTTGGATCATTTCACAAATGGCGCGCTCCCGTAGCTCTGTAGATGTGGCCAAATCTCTGTTAGCCTGGGTAGCTGCAAAAAACAATGGTATTGTAGGCTATGATTTGCTGGTCAGGTATTTGTATCTCTGCGTCTTTCATAAGCAGACATCGGAAGTTATTGATGTCTATGAGATCATGAAAGCCAGATATAAGAGATTAGAACCTGGAGCCTATACTCTCCTCATCCAGGGATTAGTCCACTCAGATAGATGGAAAGAAGCTTTGCTGCTGTTAGAGGATGTCAAAAAAGTCCTGGTCCCTTCAGTAAGGAACTACAATGATTGTATTGAGGGAGCCCTCCTCCATCAAGACGTAAGCCTCGCTTGGAATTTGTATCAGGAATTGTTAGGTCGTGATCTTATTCCTATGTTGAAAACTTTAAAAGCGTTCTTTGATTTTGGAAAAAACGTGAAAGATGATCAGTATTCAAATAAGCTACTTGACATTCTTTTGTATCTAAGAAATAATCATCTATATCCTGAGGAATCATTTGCCCACAGTATCAAAACATGGTTTGAGAGGTAATTTTGATCTTtctttatatgtatgtttttattttaatacttctaCCTAAAAGCAGCCACCtccttttgttattgttgttgagaATTACTCTATTCAGATtatacttctttccttctctcagatTTGTTTCCCTTTAAGAACaaaattttgggacacctgggtggctcatttggttaagcaactgcattctgctcaggtcatgatcccagggtcctgggatcgagtcccacatcggattccttgcttagcggggaacctgcttctccctctgcctcccactgtccctgcttgtcctctcttgttctctctttctctctctctctctctctggcaaataaataaaatccttaaattttttttttaaattaaaaaaaataaaattaaagaaaaatttcctcctctttaaaaaagtaataacataaataatttcTGTTCTCCATTCATCACATAAAAGGGAAGTTATCAAGCACTTggatgttttcatgtattttttctttgtagaaggatcatctgtttttttctgagttctgtgtgATATACTTACAAATAGTTTTTGTCGCTGGAGTTCATAGCAAGAAAACTGGAGCTGTCTTTGGGTCATATTAGTATTGAAGAAGTTCTTCAGAAACCTAGTGACTGGTATCTGTTTAATCTATGCATTTCATTAACTTGGATGGTTGGAGCAGATGGAGGTACCCTGATCAGTGATATTCAAGTGTTAAAATGGAGAATCTCATTGTTCAGTTCGTTTTGGATCTTTCCATCATCCAGCTGCTCTCTCCAaggctctctgctttctctgctttTATTCATGTTACTGGTTCTGTGCCTTTTTATTgcttcagtctttttatttttttttaattttaagtttttatttatttatttgacagagagagagagatcacaagtaggcaaagaggcaggcaggcagagagagagggggaagcagcctccccaccgagcagggagcccgatgtggggctcgatctcgggacactgagaccatgacctgagccaaaggcagaggcttaacccactgagccacccaggcgccccaattgctTCAGtcttttattcacttatttttttcaacacTAATTTGTTTTAGGctcttttcctaaaaatttaattccttttctgtttttctcctttctgctatATATTCTCTTTACAGATCTTTGAAGTAGCAACCATGCTTAATTATCTTATTTGACAAATTTATTGAATATCACTAGAGGGGCTAAATTGTGAAAATCTTGAATGACAAGGATTTTGGACTTTATTCTGTTACCTTGGAGTAGAGTTTTAGAAAGGTAactgccaacacacacacaaaaaaaaattgaagagggaTTAAGATGGGAAATAAGGAGATCTATTTGGAGGCAATTATAGGTTTGAATGAGAGTTGAGATCTTGATTTAActagggaaggagagaaggcaaTCAAATCAGTAGAAGCTGACAGTAGTATAagtaagaggaaggaaaggataaTTTGAGCAAATAAATGAAGTAGTTTTGAATGCCTCCATTTGGCTAGGCACTGTGGGCATTTGGTGATAGAAGTTCTATTAAGATGGGATTCACAACCTAATTGGGAATATAATTCTTGACAGTTTATAGTAGTACATAAGAAGATAGTATAAGGGAAGAAATTACTTTGGGGAGAATCAATCTCTGGTAGCTCAATGGAGAAGGTTAGAGTTGAGTCTGATTTATAGGTTACACTATTAATGTCAGCTACTGGGTCCCCTGAAGGCAGATTTAGATACAAAGAtgaaggttggggcacctgggtggctcagtgggttaagcctctgccttcggctcaggtcatgatctcagtgtcccgagatcgagcccctcaggggcctgggatcaagccccacatcggactctctgctcagtggggagtctgctgccacccctgctgcctgcctgtctgcctacttggggtctctgtctgtcaaataaataaatgaaatcttaaaaaaaaaaaataaagataaaggtTGGATGACCAAAGGAgaagtgaaggaaggaggaggtcCAGAGTAGGGTACCATTATTTCCTTAGCCCCCTCACAGAGTATCACCCACTCTTCTGATTAAACCATTGTAAGGAAGTATCCTGAACTTTTCAGAGCTCTTGCCTGCTGAGTTTCTAAATGAAATGCTTATCTTTTGGTTCTGTAGGAATCTGACCTCCTACTGATCTAGTTTTGCAATCTTTTTTTGTAGTGCTCCTGGAGAACAATGGAAAGGACAGTTCACAACAATCAAGGAAAGGTAAAGACCaaaatttaactttaactttCTTGATGTGAGTTTAGTAGGTTTTGCTGCTACtgatcaaaaaatttttaagaatacattAGAGATAGAATAATTAAGAGAGTACCTAAGGAAAAAAGCCATATTTGGAATATGGAGAATTTCCAGTGCTCAAAATGTTTTTCCCATAAAGTGGTATGAGCCTTGTGTTAAGCCCCGGAGATATTTTCCTCTACAGATTTGGAACCCAGTTGTGTTTTGAGAAtgactttaaaaactttaatctGGGAGCCCAGCAGTCTACTTTTTCAGGTTTTTCTGGCACATCTAATGTGTGTTATTATCAGGTTTATAAAAAATTGGATGCATGTGATGATCACAAAGattataatgttcttttttcattACTCTTCAATTTCCTCTTGTCCTAGGATTattcattttaggaaaaatttttttccaggataCCATTTAATACAAACTGTTGTAATTACAGTGGTCAGTGTTCGGCCTGTGGAAAAACCATGGAGTCTATTCACTTGAGTCCAGAGGAGTATGAATTTCTTAAGGGAAAAATCATGAGGGATGTGATAGATGGAGGTGATCAGTACAAAAAGACAACACCTCAGGTGAGTCCTGAACAGGTTTTATTCCTTTTGTGGATTGCTTGTCTAGAGTAGGaattggcaattttttttctgtaaaagaccaaacagtaaatattttaggctttgtgggccatatggtctctgctgCAATTTTTCAGCTCGAAATACAGTACATAAGTGattgagcatggctgtgtt includes the following:
- the PRORP gene encoding mitochondrial ribonuclease P catalytic subunit isoform X2 — translated: MMTLCFTGIRSFPKLWKSNPYLGLSLGHSYLSLFLKDCYCIREQRKWFSLKTVSAQNTKAVNLLVAKSRYVRKGDEGSNKEVSSDSHLFAAGAARKRSQMNPLREDHALPPVRNTIQLPTKPLNSEEWDKLKEDFKGEANFARWIISQMARSRSSVDVAKSLLAWVAAKNNGIVGYDLLVRYLYLCVFHKQTSEVIDVYEIMKARYKRLEPGAYTLLIQGLVHSDRWKEALLLLEDVKKVLVPSVRNYNDCIEGALLHQDVSLAWNLYQELLGRDLIPMLKTLKAFFDFGKNVKDDQYSNKLLDILLYLRNNHLYPEESFAHSIKTWFESAPGEQWKGQFTTIKESGQCSACGKTMESIHLSPEEYEFLKGKIMRDVIDGGDQYKKTTPQELKRFQNFVKCCPPFDIVIDGLNVAKTFPKARESQVGEEELKIRDDKEWLEYKEKDKSMDSQNSRFQEEKNGVPNRGEKV
- the PRORP gene encoding mitochondrial ribonuclease P catalytic subunit isoform X1, producing MMTLCFTGIRSFPKLWKSNPYLGLSLGHSYLSLFLKDCYCIREQRKWFSLKTVSAQNTKAVNLLVAKSRYVRKGDEGSNKEVSSDSHLFAAGAARKRSQMNPLREDHALPPVRNTIQLPTKPLNSEEWDKLKEDFKGEANFARWIISQMARSRSSVDVAKSLLAWVAAKNNGIVGYDLLVRYLYLCVFHKQTSEVIDVYEIMKARYKRLEPGAYTLLIQGLVHSDRWKEALLLLEDVKKVLVPSVRNYNDCIEGALLHQDVSLAWNLYQELLGRDLIPMLKTLKAFFDFGKNVKDDQYSNKLLDILLYLRNNHLYPEESFAHSIKTWFESAPGEQWKGQFTTIKESGQCSACGKTMESIHLSPEEYEFLKGKIMRDVIDGGDQYKKTTPQELKRFQNFVKCCPPFDIVIDGLNVAKTFPKARESQVLLDVVSQLAKQNLQLLVLGRKHMLTQHSRWRKDEMKKVQKQASCFFADNISEDDPFLLYATLHSGNHCKFITKDLMRDHKACLRDAKTQRLFFKWQQGHQLAIINRLTRSKITFQHIPSYNTVVQTTGDSWHIPYDEDTVERYSYEVPTKWLCLHRKT